GTCCGCGCAGCATCGGCTCTCGTTCCCGCGCGAGCTCGGCCATCACCTGCGCCTGTCGCCCGCGGGCTCCGGGCTCGCGACCGTCCGCTCGCAGCCGGTCGATCCCGTACTCGCGGACCGTCTCGAGCATCCGGTAGCCGCCGTCGCTGCGGCGCAGCAGCGAGCGGTCGACGAGCTGGTCGAAGGCCGCGGCATCCGTCTCGAACCGCCGTGCGACCGCGCGGATGTCGCCGGCGGCGATGCCGTCGGGGAAGACGGATGCCGCGAGCAGCGCCTCGCGCTCCGCAGCCGTGAGGGTCTCCCAGCTCCAGTCGATGAGCGCGCGCAGGGTCTGGTGGCGCGGATCGGCGGTGCGGGGGCCGGTGGCCAGGAGCGCGAAGCGGTCGTCCAGGCCGTCGTCGATCTCGGTGAGCGTGAGGGTGCGGGCGCGGGCCGCAGCAAGCTCGAGCGCGAGCGGCAGCCCGTCGAGGCGCCGCACGATCCGCTCGGCCGTGTCGGTCTCGTCGTCGGCGGGCGGGAAGCCGCGGGCCGCCCGCACACGCCGTCCGAACAGCTCGAGGGCGTCGTCGGGGGAAGCGGACCGAGGTCGACGAACCCCTCGCCCGCGACACCGAGCGGCTCGCGGCTCGTCGCAAGGATCCGGGCGGCCGGCGTCGCCCGCAGGAGCGTCAGGGCGACGTCGGCGGCCTCGGCCGAGACGTGCTCGCAGTTGTCGAGGACGATGAGGGCGCGGCGGCCGGCGAGCGCGTCGAGGGCGCGCTGTCGTGGCGAGGTCGGTGTCGCCGCGGACGTCGAGTCGCCGAGACGGATGCTGCGACCCGCCGCCGCCGCGACCGCTGCCCACACCTCGCCCGGCGCCGCGGGGGCGAGTTCGACGACGACGGTGGCATCGCCCCAGGCCCGCGCCGTCTCGAGGGCGAGCGTCGTCTTGCCGGCGCCGCCCGGCCCGATGAGCGTCACGAGGCGTTCCGCGCCGAGCTGTGCGCCGATCGTCGCGAGTTCGCGCTGCCGGCCGACGAGCGGTGTGAGAGCGGCGGGGACCGCCGGCGGTGCCGGCGATGCCGCGGCCGGGCCCGCGGAACCCGAGACGTCATACGTCGCCCGGCTGAGCCGCTCGGCGTGGGCCCGATCCTCGAGGAGATCGCGGACGACCCAGTCGAACTCGGGCCCCGGGCTCCAGGGGTCGCCCGCCCAGAGCGCGAGAGCCTTGCGGGCGAGCGCCCCCGCCTCGAGCGGTTCGGCGGCCGATCGAGCGGCCGCCACGAGGTCCTGGAACTCCGTGATGTCGACGTCGTGGCGTGACACGGCGAGGCGGTAGCCGCCCGGAGTGGAAGCGAGGGCCTCCGCTCCCAGTGACCGGCGCAGGCGCGAGATGAGCGACTGCAGCGCGGCGCGCGGGTCCTCCGGGGCGTCCTCGGGCCAGACGTCCTCGGCGAGCGGCCGGTAGGCGACGGACGTGCCCGCGTCGACGGCGAGCCGGAAGAGGAGGGCCTGCTGTCCGCGTCCGTGCACGGCGATCGCCTCGCCCGCGGGACCTTCGAGGGCGAGGCCGCCGAAGAACCTCAGCCGCACGGATCAACGATAGGACCGCGGACCCGCTCGCCCGCGCGAGCGCTGCAGTTTCCGGCGAGAGCCACGTCGGACGACGCCGCACTCGCAGGGAAGTGTGGCGCTCGGCGCATCAGCCGGTGACCGCCAACCCGGCGACGTCGCCGCCCGTCGGCTTCACGAGGCCTCTTTCGCCGCCGCCTTCATCGCGCGCTTGTGCTCGCGCACCTTCGTCAGCGCCTCGGCGCTCGTGATGTCGGCGACGCTGCGGAACGAGCCGTCCTCGCCGTAGGGGGCGGATGCCTCGCGCCAGCCCTCGCCGCGAAAGCCGTACTGCTTGCCGAGCAGCGCGAGGAAGATCTTGGCCTTCTGCTCTCCGAAGCCGGGGAGCGTCTTGAGCCGTCGGAGCACCTCGGGGCCGTTCGGGTCGTCGCGCGTCCAGAGGGCCGCGGCATCCCCTCCCCAGTCCTGCTCGAGCGCCGCGCACAGCGCCTGCACGCGCGCCGCCATCGACCCTGGGAAGCGGTGCACCGACGGTGGCTGCTTGAAGACCTCGACGAGCGATTCGGGGTCGTAGCCGGCGATCGTCGCGGCGTCGACCGAGCCGAGGCGCCGCTGCAGCTTGAGCGGCCCGCCGAACGCCGTCTCCATCGGCACCTGCTGGTCGAGCAGCATGCCGATGAGGAGGGCGAGGGGGTCGTCCGTGAGCAGGCGGTCCGCGTCGGCGTCACCCGTGATGTGGAGCGTCATGCGGCCCAGTCTCGCACCGGTTCTCCCGGGCGGCCAGGCCGCGTTCCGGGGCCGGGGGAGTCGTCGGTTAGGTTGTCAGAGGCGCCATGGCGGCGCTCCCCGAGAGACACCGCGGAGGTCCGAGCACATGCCCGACCGCCGTCCCCTGTCGTCGGGACGCCTGTTGTGGGCGCGCTCCCGCGCGCGGACCGGCCTGCTCGCGAGCGCCACCGCGACGATCGCGGCGGCCGTCGCCACCGTGTGCGCGCTGCTGGCGTCGCTCGCCCGGGCGGTCGCATCGGCCGGCACCCCCGCACCGCCGGGCGTTCCGCCCGAGCAGGTGGCCGCCCAGGTGGCGGCGGGCACGACGGCGCTCCTCTCGGCCGCGCCGGCTCTTCTCCTCCTGGTCGCGATCCTCGCCGCGACGGCGACCGCTCAGCTCGGCCGGCTCCTGGCGGCGGCCCGCGAGCACGAGTGGGCCACCGTGCGGGCCCGTGGTCTCTCGTATCGGCAGGCATGGACGACGGATGCCGCCGAGTCGGCCGTCGTCGCGATCGCCGGCGCTCTCGCGGGGCTCGCCGTCGCGGCCCTCCTCCTCTGGATCGCGGGCGGCTCGCCCTCCGATGCGTTCGCGCAGGCGATCGCCGCGCTCGCGATGGCGTTCCTGCTCGCGGTCGTCCTGACCGTCTCCCTGCGTCGCGGCGCCGAGCAGCGCGGCGCGGGGCGCGGAGCCCGCGCCACCACGGGAGCGCTCGTCGTCGTGGTCGTCCTCGCCGCGGCCCTCGTCGTGTGGCAGCTGCCTCAGGCGCGGCCGACCGGCTTCGACCCCATCGTCGCGATCGCCCCGGCCGTGCTGCTCCTCTCTGGAGCCCTCGTCGCGCTGACGGTGTTCGGCGCTCTCGCGGGTCTCGCTGCGACGCCGGCGTTCGGCGGCCGGTCACTGATCCCGGCCTATCCCGTGCGTCAGGTCGCCCGGCGCCTGACGATCTACGCGGTCGCCGTGCTCCTCGTCGCCCTCACCGTCGCGCAGGCCGTCTTCGCAGCTGCGTACTCCTCGACGTGGACCGCCGCCGCGACCGACTCCGCCGCCGTGCGGGCGGGAGCCGACCTGCGCGTCGACCTCGATCCGCAGACGGCCTCGCCCGCCGATGTCGCCGACGCCGCGGCGGTGACGGGGGTGGATGCCGCGTCCCCGGCCCTCGTCGCGGGTGCTGAGTTCGGCAGCACGACGGCCGAGCTCATCGCCGTCCCCGCGGCCGCGATCCCGACCGTCGTGTCGACGGCGGGCGGCCTCATCGACACCGACGCCCTGGCCGCCGCCGTGACGCCGGCGGAGGACAGCGTCGTCGCCGAGCCGCTTCCTCTCGGCGACGCGGCGACGGGCCTCCGGGTCGCGGCCGGCATCGAGTCGACCGGCCCCAACGTCGTCGGGTCGCTCGAGCTCCGTGCGATCGTGCTGGACGCGACCGGAGCCTCGGCGCAGCTGCGGCTGGCCGGCGAGGCCGTGCGCGACGAGCAGGGCGCCCTCTCGATCACAGGCGAGAGCGATCTGCCGCAGGGCACGGCCCCGTGGAGTCTGCAGTCGATCTCGGCGTTCATCGGGCCGACGAACGCCTCGGGACAGGTGCTGCTCGAGCTCACCTCGGTCCAGGCGATCGGCGGCTCGACGCTCGACGCGACGGGCGAGGGTCAGCTCACCGGGAACGGCCGGGAGTCGGTGCTGTGGCTCGCCGACGGCGGCGCGACGGCCGGAACGGGCGCGCAGCTCGAGGGGGACGCCGCCGAGGCGGCCGCCGCCCAGCTGCCGCCGGTCCGGGTCGCCGTGACAGAAGCGCTCGCCGAGCGGCTCGGCCTCGGCCTCGGCGACACGCTCGACTTCCGGTACGCCGGGACCGGCCGCCGCGGAGCGATAGAGGTCGGCGGCATCGAAGCCGCCATCCCCGGTGCCGCGACGACGCTTGCGGTGTTCGCGCCGCTCGACGTGCTGCAGGTCTCGATGCTGCAGCGGGGCACCTCGATCGTCGCGCCGTCGTCCGTGTGGGCGACAGGGGCGACGAGCGCCGACGACGCCCTCAGCGCCGCACTCGGCGGCCGGCCGGTGAAGACGGCGTCGCCGGGCGTCACGGCCGACGTCGTGGGGGCCCTCGTCCCCGGCTGGTGGATCGCCACTGCGGGATCGGCGGTGCTGGCGCTCGTCGCCGCCTTCGCGATCGTCCAGACCCTCGCCCTCGCGCGACGCCGGGAACTCGGCGTGCTGCGTGCGCTCGGGGTGACGCGCGGTCGCCAGGCGAGGATGCGCGCCGCGGAGCTCGCGGCGGTGCTCGGAGCAGCACTTGTGCTCGGCGCGCTCGCCGGGGCCCTGGTCGCCTGGCTGGTGGCGTCGGAGCTCGTCCGCGCCGTGACCCCCGGCATCCTTCCCCTCGGCGGTGGGGTGACGTTCGCCTGGGCACCGCTCGGCGCCGCCCTCGCCGCGCTCGTGGTGGGTCTCGCGCTCATCGTGACGTCCGCCGCCCTCGGAGTGCGGCGCGCGGCGCGCACGGCGACCGTGGGGGAGGAGTCCCGATGAGCCGCCGCGTCTCGACCAGAGCCCTGGTCGCGCACCATCTCCGCTCCCGCGCGGGTGGCGGAGTCACGGTGGCCGCGCTGGTCCTGCTGCTCTCGCTCCTCGCGACGTCCGCCCCGATCGCGCTGACGCTGCTGGGCGATGCGAGCCTGCACGAGCGCCTCTCATCGCTCGGTCCGACAGAGCGCGACGTCGACTCCGACACGGCGCTCTTCCCGCAGACGCCCGACGTGGGCGAGTCCCTTCCGACCGACGCCGACCAGGCGTGGGGACCGTTCCTCGACGCCGTCGAGGCCATACGCGCGCAAGCGGATGCCCCGCTGCCCGATCTGCTCGACACCGCCCACGCCGTCGCCCTCGCGGGTGAGGTGCCGCTCGTCGAGGACCCGCGCACCAAAGAGCTCCACCTCGCGTTCGCGCCGGACTTCGGCGAGCAGATCACGGTCGTCGACGGCGCCCTGCCTCAGCCCGCGTCCGCCGAAGGCGACGGCGTCCGCGTCGAGGTGGTGCTCTCGACCGACACGGCGGCCGAGCTCGAGTGGGGCGTCGGCGAGGAGCGGCACCTCGCCGGGGCATCCGTCCCCTTCACCGTCGTGCTGTCGGGAACCTTCGAGGCCCGGGACGCCGGCGACCCGTACTGGCAGCACCTGCCGTCGGTGCTCGTCCCCAATGTCTTCGACGACGGCAACAGCCCCCGCTCGGTCACGGGCACGGGCTTCGCGAACCCGGCCTCCATGACGGTGGCGGGAGCGCTGGATGCCGCGACCCAGACGACGCCGCGGACGCTCGTCTGGTATCCGCTCGAGGTCGCCCAGATCCAGCGCGAGACGGCCGAGCAGACGGCCGCTGCGCTGCGCAAGTTCACGTCGGTCTCGCACCCCGTGGGCTCGCAGGCCGGGGGCATCGGCATCCTGAGCCTGCGGTTCACGGCCGACGTGACCGCCGCGATCGAGAACGCCGTGGCGCAGCAGGCGGCGACCGCCGGCGTCATCGCGATGATCGTCGCGGGACCGGTCGGCGTGGCCGCGGCGGTGCTCGTGCTCGGCTGTCGGCTCATCCTGGAGCGGCGGCGCTCGAGCCTGCGGCTGCTCTCGGCCCGAGGCGCCTCGACCGGGCAGCTTCGCGGGCTGCTGGGCTTGGAGGGCGCCCTCGTCGGGCTCGTGCCCGCGATCCTGGGCGCGGTGCTCGCGACGGTCGTCGGCTCGCTGCTCTTCGACGTCACGCCGGCGCCCGAGTGGTTCATTGCGGCGCTGCTCGTGGGCCTCGCCCCGTTCGCGATCCTGACGGTGCTCGCTGCGTCGGCCGCGGAGCGTCAGGCGCGAGCCGACCTGGGTCGGCGGGGAAGCCGGCTGCGTCTCATCGTCGAGGGCGTTGTCGTGGGCCTCGCCGTCGTGTCGCTCGCGCTCCTCTTCTTCCGCGGGTACAGCGGAGGCGTCGATATGCTGCTCGCCGCGACCCCCCCTCCTTCTCTCGCTCGTCGCCTGCCTCGTGACGCTGCGGGTCTATCCGGCGCCCCTGCGCGGCATCTTCTCCCGCGCTCGTCGCTCGCCCGGGATCGACGCCTTCCTCGGGTCGGCGCGGGCCCTGCGGGAGCCGTCGATCGGCCTCACGCCCGTGCTCGCGCTCGTCGTCGGCGTCTCGGTCGCCGTCTCGTCCGGGGTGCTCCTGTCGGCGCTGCAGGCCGGGATCAGCGAGGCGGCGCGTGGAGAGGTCGGCGCCGACATGAGCATCAGCGGTGCGACGTTCACGCGCGAGCAGCTCGAGTCGGTGCGCGGCCTCGACGGCGTGGCGGCGGCGACGGGGATCTCGGGCGCCGACCCGTCGACGCTCGACGTCAACGGCGAGAAGCGCCCGACCTCGGTCTTCGTCGTCGATGCGGCGGACCTCCGCGAGGTGCAG
This genomic interval from Microbacterium sp. 4R-513 contains the following:
- a CDS encoding HhH-GPD-type base excision DNA repair protein, with product MTLHITGDADADRLLTDDPLALLIGMLLDQQVPMETAFGGPLKLQRRLGSVDAATIAGYDPESLVEVFKQPPSVHRFPGSMAARVQALCAALEQDWGGDAAALWTRDDPNGPEVLRRLKTLPGFGEQKAKIFLALLGKQYGFRGEGWREASAPYGEDGSFRSVADITSAEALTKVREHKRAMKAAAKEAS
- a CDS encoding ABC transporter permease; translation: MPDRRPLSSGRLLWARSRARTGLLASATATIAAAVATVCALLASLARAVASAGTPAPPGVPPEQVAAQVAAGTTALLSAAPALLLLVAILAATATAQLGRLLAAAREHEWATVRARGLSYRQAWTTDAAESAVVAIAGALAGLAVAALLLWIAGGSPSDAFAQAIAALAMAFLLAVVLTVSLRRGAEQRGAGRGARATTGALVVVVVLAAALVVWQLPQARPTGFDPIVAIAPAVLLLSGALVALTVFGALAGLAATPAFGGRSLIPAYPVRQVARRLTIYAVAVLLVALTVAQAVFAAAYSSTWTAAATDSAAVRAGADLRVDLDPQTASPADVADAAAVTGVDAASPALVAGAEFGSTTAELIAVPAAAIPTVVSTAGGLIDTDALAAAVTPAEDSVVAEPLPLGDAATGLRVAAGIESTGPNVVGSLELRAIVLDATGASAQLRLAGEAVRDEQGALSITGESDLPQGTAPWSLQSISAFIGPTNASGQVLLELTSVQAIGGSTLDATGEGQLTGNGRESVLWLADGGATAGTGAQLEGDAAEAAAAQLPPVRVAVTEALAERLGLGLGDTLDFRYAGTGRRGAIEVGGIEAAIPGAATTLAVFAPLDVLQVSMLQRGTSIVAPSSVWATGATSADDALSAALGGRPVKTASPGVTADVVGALVPGWWIATAGSAVLALVAAFAIVQTLALARRRELGVLRALGVTRGRQARMRAAELAAVLGAALVLGALAGALVAWLVASELVRAVTPGILPLGGGVTFAWAPLGAALAALVVGLALIVTSAALGVRRAARTATVGEESR